DNA from Kitasatospora acidiphila:
GGCGCACCCGCAGGTCGCCGAGGGTCCAACTGCCGGAGGTGGTAGCCGCTTCCGGGGTCGCCGTTTCTGCGGTAGCGGTTGCTGGGGTAACCGCTTCTGCGGTAGCCGGTTCCGAAGTCATGCCGGAATGATCACCGCGCGCTAGGGTGCGACGGAACCGATTCGGACATCCGTGAATCCAAGGTGGTGGCGTGCCGGCTGAACTGGACTTCTCGGCGGACGACCTGGCCCTGCTGCGGTTCGCCGTCTCGCCGCTCTGGGAGGTGGTGGCCAGCTACCGGCTGCTGCGATCGGCCGCCGCGCATCGGGTGCACCGGCGCTGGGCCGAGCAGGTCGGGGCGCGGGTGACGGCCGCCGGGCTGGACGGCGGCTGGCTGGCCGAGCTGTTCGCGCACCCCGGGTACGCCCCCGACTTCCTCAATCCGGCGCCGAGCGGCCCGGCCCCCACACTGGCCGAGGAGTTGGCCGTGCTCACCGTGACCCCGGCCGACCGGGTGCGCCGCGATCTGGACCACCTGGCGCGCCATCAGGGCCCGTTGGGGCCGCGACTGCGCGCCCTGCACGCGGACCCGCCGGCTCGGCTCGACCGGCTGGCCGCCGAGATCGAGGCGTACTGGCAGCTGGCGCTGGCGCCCTACTGGGCCCGGATCCGCGCCGTGCTGGACGCCGACCTCTTCCACCGGGCCCGGCAGGTCGCCGAGCGCGGTGCCGGGCAGGTCCTCGACGACCTGCACGAGTCGCTGAGTTGGGACGGCGCCCGGCTGCGGCTGCGCGGCCGGAAGCAGTCCCTGGCCCGCCGGCGGACCGGCCCGGGCCTGGTCCTGGTTCCGGTGGCCTTCGGCGGGGACCGGGTGCGCAGCCGGGTGGCGCCGCCCGACCCGCCGCAACTCGCCTACCCCACCCGGGGATCCGGCACCCTGTGGGAGCCCCGGCCGACCGCGGACGGCGCCGCCCTGGCCGCCGTGCTCGGCCGCTCCCGCACCCGTCTGCTGATCGAGCTGGACACCCCCGCCAGCACCACCGAACTCGCCCACCGCACCGGCCTGTCCGCCGCCGCCGTCTCCCAGTACCTCACCGCCCTGCGCGCCGCCGGGTTGGTGAGCGCGCACCGCGCGGGGCGCTG
Protein-coding regions in this window:
- a CDS encoding ArsR/SmtB family transcription factor, with product MPAELDFSADDLALLRFAVSPLWEVVASYRLLRSAAAHRVHRRWAEQVGARVTAAGLDGGWLAELFAHPGYAPDFLNPAPSGPAPTLAEELAVLTVTPADRVRRDLDHLARHQGPLGPRLRALHADPPARLDRLAAEIEAYWQLALAPYWARIRAVLDADLFHRARQVAERGAGQVLDDLHESLSWDGARLRLRGRKQSLARRRTGPGLVLVPVAFGGDRVRSRVAPPDPPQLAYPTRGSGTLWEPRPTADGAALAAVLGRSRTRLLIELDTPASTTELAHRTGLSAAAVSQYLTALRAAGLVSAHRAGRWVLYARTAAGETLLAASG